Below is a window of Accipiter gentilis chromosome 31, bAccGen1.1, whole genome shotgun sequence DNA.
TGTTTCCATAGGTTTCCCATTCTCCTAGTAGTGGTTCTAATCTGGATGTTTAAATGTCACCCTCAGAAGCATTTTGTGACATTTTGGACACTCTTCTATGTTATACCGCGTTAGCATTGCGCAGGTACTTCAGACTGGAAAACAGAACTTCTGATGAATACGTTGCCTCAAGAAGGTCTGACTTGGACATCTAGGCCAAATCTGAgcaccctctcttttttttccccctcccattCAGTTGCTTTGAACAACAGGGTTAAGATGAAGGTCCTTAATAGCTGAGACTGTTGAAATTATTCTGTTTCGTAGTTCCAATATTGCAATTTCATGTTTTTCTAATACCTCTTCCTGTACTTTCTCTTTCAGGTACTTCGTACTTAACGGATATCGTATGGTGGTCTGGCACTATTGCAAGTAAGTATcctaaaagctttcatttttactgAAGGGAGAAATTGCACTTGGTGAAATGAGACATCAGGAAACCTGGGTTCTCATCTTGAATCTCACGCTCACTTGTCACAAAATTCCCATCCCTCAGAAATATCCCACCTTTAGTAAACTCTCACTATGGCTACTGTGACTGACAGTGTTTGAGAAGACAAAGAGCTGGGGCAAACCTGAGTCAGGCATCTTTCCACATTTCCAACCCGTTTGGTTCTTGCAGCCTTTGGCAGCCACGCGCTGCTCTGACTCTGGGTTCCTGCACGGTTTGTGTCTCTGGTCCGCTCAGTTTTTAATAAAAGTCAAAGCTGAATAAGAAATTGTCCCTCTGCACAAAAGGGCTCATTGAGCACATGTTATTTTTTAGATCAGAAAGCACTTAGCCagcctcaattaaaaaaaatcttttttgattTCTAGCTTGACAGATAtagtttcagttttgcttttaatctaCAAGATTAATGTGAAGCTTTGTGTGGTGCTGATATGAGATCAGTGTAATTTTACTCTTAGTATCTTTGTAAACTCTGCTCACAGTAAGTTCACTCTCTGATGTGAATCCAGAGCATGGGGAGCAGCTAGCTTTCTCCTCTTACAGTTCAGCCCTAGTTCTACCCACGTGCTTAAAATCATACCCCCCTTTTAGACTCTAATCCAGCCTTTTGTGAATTATTTGGAAATGTTCTGATGCTGTTTCTGAGAAGTATATGAGTCCAGTTGTGCCCCTTGTTTCATGACAGCAAGGTAAGTCtctgtttttgtttcttcaaGCTATGCAAAAGGAATGGAAACCTATAGATCCACTGAAGGACAAAGTTCACAGCAAGTGTAGAAGCCAACAGAGCTTCAGAGGAAAGTCCTCAGCTAATTTAACCTGAGTTTAAGTAGTACTTTATCAGCTTCCTCCTCTGCCAGGATCACTACTGCCTAAGTAGCAATAAATCTCTGCATTAATCACTGTTGTTTATGGCTCATGAGGCTCCCGTCTTGAATCTCTGAGCAGAAGGAGTTAAAATAAGAGAGGTTTTATTGCAGGACTTTATCTTGGTGAATCAGAGAAAACAATTTCATGCTTAAAAGAGCTGAGTGAATTGAATGAAGGCAAAATAGCTGAAGGGAATGGTATCAGTTGGCTTTTGTCCAGGAGCTAGGTGCAGGTAGTGAAACAAAGCCTCAGTAAGTTTACAAAGGAACCAAGGGAAGAGTTGCTTAAGGATATTACAGATGCAGAATTGCAACAAACAGCAATAGCGAGGGCCAGGTAGGCACCTATGGGATGCCGAGAATGGTGATGTTTGGGGAATTAGCAATATCCCAAGTTATCTGGGTGGAATTATAACAGCTGACATCATTTTTTCAAGCAGGGAATTTGGAGTTTGGATGGCTAACAAAACCCACATAAATTCTATCAACTTGTTTTCACAATATTTGTTCAGATGGTGAACAAGCATTTCTGTGTTGGCATGCTGACAGCATAACACTGCCTAACCATTTTGGGGCCTTGGGATCCACTGGATTACTGAAGACTTCAAAGGAAGGGCCACAGATTCTGCTAAGGGACTTTTGCTTACACTGTAGTCAAAAGAGTGATTGCAGCATGTGTACAGGTATTTCAATGAGCATTAAACTAATTAATTGGCTAATTAATTAGTTTCGGTGCAGGTTTTGATAGCAGTATAGATGCGGTGGGTTTTTATAGGGGATACATCTGTGTTCGTGTTTTATCTCAGATGGGGAATACACTTGTGAAGCGAATCTCCTGTTTGTCTCCATGGATTGGGCTTTATTTCCTGTTTTGGAGCCATATTGGAGCTCCTGAACTGGACTTTAAGATGAAACTAGGCTGGAAGATGCACTCTAGGAACGTGCCTAATGCACGCCAGCTGCAAATAGACTTTCAGTCCGTGGGAGCAGGCTGAATTTAGTCTGAAATAAAAACCCTGACATGCGTAGAGCAGACATCTTTTGCTGTGCGGATCTATTCCTGGTCTCCTTGCTAATGTAGCCATGTCAGCGTGCATCAAGTTTTGTGTTGCAGTAACTTCGGGGATATTGGTACTCCTTTAGCAAGTTTAAAGCTTGGTCTGCCTTCAGGAACTGAAGCCATGTCTTGACTTACAGCATTGATGTATCTGGAGAGGAATTTCTATCCAGAGAGGACTGGATAGGTTGGCAGCAAAGGTCCTCAACTTCAGGTAGATGGTAACAGTTACTGAGATTCTTTTTTGAATTGGTCTTAATTAGTTCTGGTCTGTCGTTCGTAGTGGTAGGAGACTTACTATTACTCCATGGCGATGCTGAAAGCTTCTGGTAAGTTGAGTTGCCTTACAATATGAGCAGTTTGAAGCTTCAGAGACCTAATTTATAGATCGGTGTTGGTGCCATCTGTTAGGGTTCTTCCAACAGAAACTTAAGGCACCTTCCAATAGAAATTTAAGGCACCTGACCTccaaaaaaaagcaaccttttGTCAGAGTCATTTGGAGATGTATGTAATGTGCAGAAACACAGTGTGCCAGCTGTGCCTTGTCCTCCATGCAAGATCTGCCCCACTGCCTTCAGATGCCTTGAAGATCAAGCCAAAGTTGCCACGTACATCTGCTGAAAACCGAGCCCGAGGCTGATAGCTGAGTTAGTCTGTTCCCAGGGGCAGGGAGACCATCACTGGCTCTTGTAGAAATTCTGCTCATTAACTTCTCTGGCTCACTCCTGCATGCAGAGAAAGCCTCAGTGAATTGAATTAGTATAATTTTGCCGCACTCTGCAGTTTTGTAAGTTTGTTTGTCTCCTTCGTGTTTCCTGTAGGTTACACAGGTCTTCAGCTCTACTGATAATGTGAGCTAATTTGGTAAATTAATTACTGTTTGCACAGTGCTTTGCAGGTGTAAAGAACAGGATGATGGTAATGATATTTGATAGTCGAGGGCAATGCCAGCCTGAGCATAAAGGCAGCTTGGATTCTTGAAGTGGTTTTAAATGCTGATAATGGCTCTTAACATCAACTGGAAATTCGAGCTATATGTAATTTGTGTTCAGTCTCAAGGTTCTTGCCAGTTACCACAGACCCTGTAGCTATGCAAGCATCATGTTGACCTATTATAAACTTGCGAGCACTTGCAAAACcatccagcttttcttttttaactgaaaacttgAATGCATGAACTGTTTATTCACAGCTGTGATGTGCAATAGTGTGGTTCGTTTTGGAATTTGTTTTtattgggggaaagaaaaaaataatattgtgaGGCTGTTATTGTGACTTGTCAGGGGTCTGTTCTTTTTACAATGGTCAGGAATTATTTTTGATGTTACATAGTGCTATGAAAATTTGATGTGGTCTACTGTGCATCGAAGAGCTCTTATGCATGTGCTTAGCATTTCATTAGTAGGTTCCTTTCCTCAGCActgtccttattttcttcccaaaaGGGTAACACTGCTAAGTACTATAACCAAGTGCTTTGTGTTACATGTATGCATTTTCTAAAGATGAAATCATGGGTTATGTATACTTTTAGCCCtcctcatttaaatattttagtgtAATATCAAGATATTTGAGTATAATCCATGAGTGTTTCTAATTTGTAGTCTTATTTATATTCAACTAAGAGAAGTTGCAAATGAGATTATTTACTGTGCCCTCCTGGATCTTCTTGTGTGGCAAAtataaattctgtattaaaaaataatttaaaaatgcagaaaaattccAGCCATTTTGTTTAAGTGCAAAATTAACACAGCTAAGCAAATCTGTAACATCTGTTTTCCAGTAAGGTCAGTCTTTCCCAGACAGTATTGGGTAAGTtttcattacttcttttttcaAAGGGATTTGAAGGCTTATTTCTGGTTCTCTTGACAGTGGCTCTGGGTCAAATAGGGAATTTCTTGGCTTACACTGCAGTCCCAACTGTGTTAGTGACGCCCTTGGGAGCTCTTGGTGTTCCATTTGGGTAAGAGTTTGCTTTTCTTGTTCTTATCTGAATGTTTTTACTACTTAATAAAATGTCAGATAGACTCAGTGATCACTGGAGGGCCACTGAGAAGTCAGGCTTATGACTGTTAATGATGTGTTATAATGTCACCTATTCCTGTTTTCCCCAGCAAAAGTGGGGGGGGGACGCGGCAATGGTAAAGAAAAGGTTCCTGAGTATCTTTTGCTTTAACTATCACTATGATCTGGAacagataaacttttttttttttttttttttttttccccagtccccCTTCCCTGTGGTTATTCTggacacttctgcctattctctTATTCACAGTTCCTTTACTGTGTAGATCTTTCCTTTTGTCTCCCATTCTTTCTCTCCCCTGCTATCCACAGCCCACATGTGTttattgatgctgattttcaTTTAATTGGATTTGGCCCCTTTACTGAAGCAAGGGAGTCCCTTGCATATGCATGCCCCCAGCTTCTTGAATGTTATGTTCGTGGGGCAGCGTGGGGGGAACAAAAAAGGCAGTGAGGTTCCTAAATGGAGTTTAATATGCAACTAAATGTTTTGTGAATAGCTAAACTACAGTTGTGAAACTACTGCAGTGAAAAAGTccaattctttaaaaacaaagccatgcATTGCCTCGAGATTTTTCTGTTGCCTGCTGAATTGTGTATCTGACTGCACTGGTCATCTACTTCAGAGTTTAGATTGCTTTGTATGGGCTTCACTGCTGTCTTTAGTTTTATACACTACGAAGCACACTGATGGTGCTCTACTTAACACCTATTATTTTATCCTAGGCCacataattttgtgtattttggtCAGCTACATGTCTGAGCTGAGCCCTGTGATCTTTGTAACCAAAGGTCACTTTTACCTCATGACTGCGTAGCACCTATAAAATTGGGCTTTGTGACAGCTCACCAAATTGTTAATGGGTAGATATCTGCCTTGGGTGCCAGACGCccggtttgggggtttggtttttttttttgagagggtgATGTGGTGGTGTCTTCTGGGGTGTTGTGGTTgggttgtttgttgggtttgtttttgtggtttttttggttggtgtgtttttttttttttttttcttttttcctgagaagagaCATCAAGGACTGAGTAAGACTGAGAGTGGATGAATCTTTCCTAAGATAAGTCAGAAATGCATTTTGAGGATCCACCAACATTTGGTCGGAGATGCACCAACATTTGATACTATTCCTTTAAGAGAGAAATTCATGTGGCACAACACTGTTAGAGAATTATTCACAGGATGTAGTCAAActtttgattttcttcctctttgtgaAAGGTCCATTCTAGCTTCTTacttactgaaagaaaaactgaacattCTTGGCAAGCTGGGATGTTTGCTGAGCTGCGCTGGGTCTGTTGTTCTCATCATCCATTCCCCAAAGTCCGAGAGTGTAACGACTCAGGCTGAGCTTGAAGAGAAGCTTACAAATCCAGGTACTTTGTTCTTTTATTAACTCGTAATGATTTTGTGAGATTGATCAAGAGCACACAGGAGGAAGAGGCTTACCACTTCTACCAGGTAGGAAAATTGACTTCTGAAGAAACCATGATGTGACAGAGGCAAACCAGTACAGCTTTTGTGTAGGAAAACTATGCCTTGCTGTGCTTGGAACTTGTCAGATTTATTGGTACATGTGTACAGAAGGGAAAACGTGGATACTTTCGAAACTGTTATCCTGCACAGCAAGCTCAGAACAATGGCCATTTGAACTtgtaattttctaaaattatgaaaaagaaagatttctacTACGATTTCATCTAATTTCTACTAAGATTTCATCTTGCTACTGCGAGATGAAAAGTGTAATTCCAGGATCTCAATTTAAGTTGttttatacaaaacaaaaaataacgaTTGTCTCTTGTTCTTtaattctgcatttgtttttttattaaaagcttgTACTAGATACCAGTTATGTTCTGAGCAGCTTTCTTTGGACAATAAAGGTGTGTAGAAATAGGCTGTTGAGGCATATGCTGAAATGCCTGTTCTTTCTCATAGAGAATGCGAAGCCCCACTAGCTTCTGGAGGACACATAGTAGTGCTAATATCTGCCAGAcccacttttgtttttcttgcctaaGAGCTAAACTGCTAACGATTGTTATTTCCTTTAATTGTTTTAGGTGAGAGAAACTCAAACCTAATAACATCTGCTATCCAAAAAATTCgcgaagaaaagaaaacaaataccctGATCTAAATTTACAGTTTTAATCTGACCAAAATTAAttggaaatatatttctttaaaactgtaaaGCATGAACTGTTTTGCACCAGTCTAATCTGTGTACTGATGCTATACTGTAAATGATACAGACTCCCGGTTCCTCCAACTGTCCCTACTCATCTCACTCACCTTAATGGGATCTAACTTTATGTTTAAGCTCTTTGCTGGATCCACACACCATGCTTTATTGAACTGGTTATGACTGAGGTGTTATCACTGCTGTCTGTCATAGGGGGCTTTAAGGAGTATGGTCCTGATGgaagagagaataaaataaaaaaagcgaTCTTAAACCCAGTTCAGATGTGCAAGAGTGTGTATTTTACTACACGATGATTTGTTTTACCCAAAGAACATGACAGCATCATTGGTTGCAGATGCCCACAACATCTCTAAAAGCTTAGAGGGTGATTTGGATTTATATTCAATAGCAAATCTTAATCCTGGTGTATACCTGAAGTTCACTGGTATGACATGATTTGCCTGCTAAAATCTTCAGGAGACCAAGAGTTCTCACCTTGCTATTATCttgtcttctttttgttttccagttttcgTGGGTTATCTCTGCATAGTGCTGCTAATGCTTCTCCTGCTTATCTTCTGGATAGCTCCAGCTCATGGACCTACTAATATCATGGTTTACATCAGTATTTGCTCTCTGTTGGGCAGTttcactgttcccagcacaaaagGCATTGGGCTAGCTGCACAAGATATCTTTCACAATAACCCATCGAGTCAAAGGGCTCTGTACCTCTGTCTGGTACTTCTGGCAGTATTAGGATGTAGCATTATCATTCAGTTCAGATACATCAATAAGGCACTGGAATGTTTCGACTCCTCTGTGTTTGGTGCCATCTACTACGTTGTGTTTACCACCCTAGTCCTGCTGGCTTCAGCCATCCTTTTCAGGGAATGGAGTAATGTAGGAGTTGTAGATTTCTTGGGAATGGCTTGTGGATTCACCACAGTATCTATTGGAATTGTTCTTATACAAGTCTTCAAGGAATTCAATTTCAATATCGGGGATTTAAATAAACCTAACATGAAGacagattaaaatgtttttttgaggGGAAACTGGATGGCTCAGGGAAGGATGCAGAGCCTTTCATTTCTAGGTCACTGATTCAAATATGGTTCGGGTTGGTAGTTACCCTCTGACGATTTGGTGGCCTACGTGAAATGAATTGGAGGCCTCCATCCAGTTTCAAAGGAACAGTTGTCCATGTACCCCAGTTAACACAATAAATGACTTTAATTGGAACCACTGATTGAGTCAGCATAGGGACCGATGTATTTCCTTACTGTAAAAGTTAATCCATCAGAAAAGATCTGGGGATATTCTGACAGACCTGTGTGTGAAAGCTTGTATTATTGTGGCTTCTGAGGTACTGTTTCTATGGGCAGAGAACATCAGTTTCTAATGCACTCAATCTGACACTTCACATGAGTGATGTATACCttaaaatatggggggggggggggggagtaagggGAACTATTTGTTAATCTCTATATAACAATGTGTTCACCGTCAAGGCTGTGAATTCTGAGACAAATGTTGGCTGAACCACAGACTGCAGATTTGTCCTTTTTAGTGACTGTCTTGGCAACTTGGTTTGCTATGCGGTGAAGACACTGGGGAGTTTTAAATTGAATTCTTTATACAGAGCAGTGGACCCTTACAAATCTTTCAGTCATTACTTATCAGCTGATGGTAGTGTCCAggtatgcatttttctttgtaacttaTGTGCATTAAGACTTACCACATTCATCTGAGAGTTTTTAATTCGGAGCAGACAGAAAGACTGTGAAGGATGTGGAAATGATGCACAGACTCATTGCCTATATGGTGGCTTATTTGTAAGCAGCTCAGAACTATTTCAGTGCCTTTGTAAGCCAAAAATACTGCATAAATGTGAATGTATTTGTTTCAGATGGCCTATACCAGTTTAATAATTCAATTTCACTGTCTATAATATTGGACTGTATTCAAATTCTAAACGTGTAAAACATCCagaaggagccacacattttTGAAAGAATTTACAAACCTGAACTGAAACCCTTAGATGCCTTGACAGCTTCTGAAAAACCCATAGTCCTAATGGAAAGAGGTAGTCTAGGTGAGGACTGTTTAAAGCAGTCGGCATACCTTTATTTTAGTTAAGTGACTAAATACAGGAAACCATTTTGTGAAGTAGCTAATAAGCAGggaccacaaaaaaagaaatttaagagaGAGAAGAGCATGAGATTTCTCATAGCTCAGAAAAAGATGGTCTGATCCTCTTGTAACGTGGGAAAAGGAGGTTAAAGACTGAAAAAGCATAGGCATTCAGAGAGCTGAGTTTCAGATAACCCACAGGGATATACATTCAGATCCAGTAATTTACAGACCTATGTGAACAGTTCAGCCATAATATTTTGACAAGTACTGCAGATAGCTTAAGCTATGATTGGAATGATTCTGAACTGTTCAGTTTAAACCATTTAGAGAATATTGATATATCAAAGAAAGAAATAGTTAATTTTCATGATCTACTTATATTTGGTAGTTAAAACAACATGAGTCAAAAACTTATAAGGAAAGCTTGAAAAGTAATGAATGTTGGTTTCCATTTAAGTACAAAAATGGAAGGGTACAGTAGAACTCAATATCTCTAGTTCAGAACGTctcttgaaacaaacaaaaaaccccaacatgatTATGGGAGAGTGTTTGAAAAAGTTCATGACACTTTTTCAAGGAATCATGAATGTAGCTTTGTGGCTGGCTGACAGGAATGCAGACATTGATTAATAGGGAGTAATACTGTCCACTCTCGTGATGCTTTTTGTTGACCTGAATTAACATTACCTTAAAACTCAGCCTCCGTTCTCATTTAAAAGGAACATTATAAGCCCTTCTGATGGCAGCAATAATTGTGAACAGTGAATCCTAAAGAGTTAGTATTCTGAAGGGACGGTACTGAGGGAGTAAGAGCCCCATTATGTTATTTGGAAGCTTGTTTTATAACTCCAAACTGTGGGGAATGCCTCTGAGTTGGCAGAAACGTACATTGTTATAGGCCCGCATGGAAACTGGGTATCTTGGTGAAATAAAATAGCGCTAGCAGAGAAAAGGCCATCTTCGTGGATTTTCAAATATTGTGCATGGTTTCTAGAAAGTTTGAGAATTGTAGATGAGGGGAATTGGGTTATAAAACTAATCTCTGCCCATTGTTGATTGGAAGGTGGTATCTTGGTTCTCAGCAGACAGTTATGTTTTGTCATATTAATTCCCTTTTTTCTGATTGAAACTGGAATTGTACATAGGTTATGAGACCTATAgtcacttgctttaaaaaaaaaagttagctgtTTTCTGAAGCAGTCAAGTTGTCTTTTCAAAATTCAAATTCAGAGTTCATGAGTTGCACATTCGTTTTATTACTAGCCTTTAATATCTGAAGACTTCTGTGAAAATCTATAGGTCAGAATGGAAATTATTGTGGTCTCATCCTAGTCCTCCTTTGGCCatgtttgtcttgttttgttttaaaattcattcCTATTTATTTAGAAAGTGCCTATCCTAGTATTAAGTGCGTATGCAAATTATTAGTAAATATTAAATCAAAAATGACTTGACTGCCCTGTCTAAACCTTGCCATTTTCTGCACCACACACACAAGTTTACTTGGTAAGCACTCACCATGCAGAGTAAGAACAAAGTAGCAGCCATGTTCTGTGGTGCTCTGTCCATCCCGACATCTGGTAAATGTCTGCATAGGTTTCTTCTCCCCAGCTGCTCCTGTCATCTTTGATGACCTTTCTAGAAATGTCTAGTTAAACTTATTGTTTAAAACGGAGAGGTCAAAAGCCAGCACGTGAGGTGAAAGAAATTCTCGTGGCCTTGTGCATCATTTATATCTGCAGCCTTTTACATCGTGAATGCTAAATAATGGAAACCTTTATTTTTGCTACTTTGTTCAGTATGTAGCAGTGTTCTTTTGAGTTCTGCTGTGCCTGGATCTGGTTCAGTTCTAACTTTAGAAATGTattaacattttctgttgtcACTGTCGGTATGATTCTTCCCCCCTCCATCCCACGCCCTCCTCGTTCTAGGTGTCCTACCTTTTTTAATCCTGttgcttttctgatttaaaaGGAGGCACTGTTGAAGTTGAATTTTAGccattccctcttttttttttttctcctccccccacccctttgaCAAGTAAGTACTTTGAATAAGACAGATATCTGAGTTCCATCATCTCAGGGAGCAAATGTGCATAGTTGTCTCCTGAGCTTTGGTGTCCCTCATGGGTCTGCCCTTTTCACGTTCTCTTTGCATGATGTCTATTGATAGCTATGAGCCAGACGTCTTCAGTTCTGATTCCAAAGTAGAAGTGGGAGAGGCTATGTATCCAAAAAGTGGACTCATTACAGAGGTGGGATGCGTCTGAATTAAATTCAAATCCATATGAAAGGCATTTCACTCCGTATGTCTGGCTTCTATTATACTTGTCAAACATATTTACTTGGTACTCACTTGAAGATAGTTCTTTAATCATTATCCCTTCAGTGTATGGAGGATTCACATGTGTCAGTCACGATCTTTATTAGGTGTCAGAAATCCCTCAAATGTTCAGTAGGAGAATAGAAACCTTTTTGatacaaccaaaacaaaatttcttaCACCTTAAATActtatgtaaaaaagaaaaatacctaaaCAAGTTATCTGCTGTATTGACTTTCCAGCACTCTGTATGTGTAAATAGAGCCTATTTATTAGTGAGCTGCGACTAACATCAATAAGCACCTGTCATATCACAGATTGACAAGTGAGGCTTCCTATTAGTAATCTTGGTTATACTGAACATACGTGTTTTTCTCAAGTAACTAgcactggaaaatgaaaacactggATTAATTTGTTGAAAACTAGAAACTGAGGCttagctttcctttttatttaaaaaacagaggGTTTGTATTTGAAGAAAGACTTGGCGTTAATAAATACGGGGCGCTTTAAATGGGCAGTTGTTTGCATGTTGTACCCCTCTTACATTCTTGTTGCATAAATATAAACCATCAAGGATTCCACAGATCTTCCTCGGTTGTCTTGAGATGGTCCAACTGCTGAAGTTTTACTGTTAAATTAAATGTTACCAAATGTTTATCTATTACCTGTTA
It encodes the following:
- the NIPA1 gene encoding magnesium transporter NIPA1 isoform X1 codes for the protein MRMAVGAAGGEGAAQSPGPAAVSLGLSVAVVSSLVNGSTFVLQKKGIVRARGRGTSYLTDIVWWSGTIANGEQAFLCWHADSITLPNHFGALGSTGLLKTSKEGPQILLRDFCLHCSQKSDCSMCTVALGQIGNFLAYTAVPTVLVTPLGALGVPFGSILASYLLKEKLNILGKLGCLLSCAGSVVLIIHSPKSESVTTQAELEEKLTNPVFVGYLCIVLLMLLLLIFWIAPAHGPTNIMVYISICSLLGSFTVPSTKGIGLAAQDIFHNNPSSQRALYLCLVLLAVLGCSIIIQFRYINKALECFDSSVFGAIYYVVFTTLVLLASAILFREWSNVGVVDFLGMACGFTTVSIGIVLIQVFKEFNFNIGDLNKPNMKTD
- the NIPA1 gene encoding magnesium transporter NIPA1 isoform X2, producing the protein MRMAVGAAGGEGAAQSPGPAAVSLGLSVAVVSSLVNGSTFVLQKKGIVRARGRGTSYLTDIVWWSGTIAMALGQIGNFLAYTAVPTVLVTPLGALGVPFGSILASYLLKEKLNILGKLGCLLSCAGSVVLIIHSPKSESVTTQAELEEKLTNPVFVGYLCIVLLMLLLLIFWIAPAHGPTNIMVYISICSLLGSFTVPSTKGIGLAAQDIFHNNPSSQRALYLCLVLLAVLGCSIIIQFRYINKALECFDSSVFGAIYYVVFTTLVLLASAILFREWSNVGVVDFLGMACGFTTVSIGIVLIQVFKEFNFNIGDLNKPNMKTD